From one Streptomyces sp. NBC_01478 genomic stretch:
- a CDS encoding ImmA/IrrE family metallo-endopeptidase: MTPGADPTAYAPQTVPSPGETLKETLEVLGIPQADLARRTGLSTKHINQVIQGTAALSPDTALLLERATGVPAGLWSAREAAWRTQLAREEEERALSEHLGWLDHFPLRELVSRDILPDGSKNVRNLRRLLDFFGVATPEVAHNVWRGYQAAFRRSSVLSPNEYATATWLRLAEREARKKHCEPYDRAALTDLLPRLRELTLQDQNVWSEELPRLCAQVGVALVFVPALTKTNVSGATRWLTSDKVMVALSDRFKTDDQFWFSLFHELAHVLLHGKRLTFMDDRDNLSPDKRHEDTSEDEANAFAASVLLPPEYATAYRRLAATRYLSLADIQAFARSAGIASGIVVGRLQHDRVYDWGKGNGLKRKVTLG; this comes from the coding sequence ATGACCCCCGGCGCTGACCCGACCGCGTATGCGCCCCAGACCGTCCCTTCCCCTGGGGAGACCCTGAAGGAGACCCTGGAGGTCCTGGGGATCCCGCAAGCCGACCTCGCTCGCCGAACTGGACTGTCCACCAAGCACATCAACCAGGTCATTCAGGGCACCGCAGCGCTCAGCCCCGACACCGCCCTGTTGCTGGAGCGCGCCACTGGAGTGCCCGCTGGGCTATGGAGTGCGCGGGAGGCTGCCTGGCGTACGCAGCTCGCCCGCGAGGAGGAGGAGAGGGCTCTGAGCGAACATCTCGGCTGGCTCGACCACTTCCCTCTACGTGAGTTGGTCAGCCGCGACATCCTGCCGGACGGGTCCAAGAACGTGAGGAACCTTCGGCGGCTGCTCGATTTCTTCGGTGTGGCCACCCCCGAAGTCGCCCACAACGTGTGGCGTGGCTACCAGGCCGCGTTCCGTCGCTCCTCTGTACTCAGCCCGAACGAATACGCGACTGCGACCTGGCTGCGGCTGGCCGAACGTGAAGCGCGCAAAAAGCACTGCGAGCCGTACGACCGAGCGGCGCTCACCGATCTTCTGCCCCGCCTGCGTGAATTGACGTTGCAGGATCAGAACGTCTGGTCGGAGGAACTGCCGCGTCTCTGTGCCCAGGTGGGAGTTGCGTTGGTGTTCGTCCCGGCGCTGACCAAAACCAACGTCTCCGGAGCCACACGCTGGCTGACGTCCGACAAGGTCATGGTGGCCCTGAGCGACCGGTTCAAAACGGACGATCAGTTCTGGTTCAGTCTCTTCCATGAGCTCGCGCATGTCCTGCTGCACGGCAAGCGGCTGACCTTCATGGACGATCGTGACAACCTCTCGCCTGACAAACGTCACGAAGACACCAGCGAAGACGAGGCAAACGCGTTCGCAGCCAGCGTCCTCCTGCCGCCTGAGTACGCCACGGCATATCGAAGGCTGGCTGCCACCCGCTACCTCTCACTCGCAGACATCCAAGCCTTCGCCCGTTCTGCCGGTATCGCGTCCGGGATCGTCGTCGGACGGCTCCAGCACGACCGGGTCTATGACTGGGGTAAAGGCAACGGTCTCAAGCGCAAGGTCACGCTCGGCTGA
- a CDS encoding helix-turn-helix transcriptional regulator, whose product MTIFPPDPDFGALRLELARLRAARRWTYDELAARSGLARRTLIEIEQGRTIGTLKTWHALAHALGTPLDELFSSLCRGHEPPERTGG is encoded by the coding sequence GTGACGATCTTCCCGCCCGACCCGGACTTCGGCGCTCTGCGTCTGGAGCTCGCTCGGCTGCGTGCGGCGCGGAGATGGACGTACGACGAGCTGGCCGCCCGGAGCGGCCTGGCCAGAAGGACCCTCATCGAGATCGAGCAGGGTCGGACGATCGGCACCCTCAAGACTTGGCACGCTCTCGCTCACGCGCTCGGTACGCCGCTCGACGAACTCTTCAGTTCCCTCTGTCGCGGGCACGAACCGCCTGAGCGGACGGGCGGCTGA
- a CDS encoding DUF6083 domain-containing protein codes for MRPSPTRRRWDNSPVVAHQRRSLRVDPDSPTRLLRCAQRDRCRECGNLVEWYHRACDRPVRLHPRELPAVEVPAGCRWHVSSGLAYPAGDGSVWCRLAHAAVCPARDATSVIAPALTGLRRALAVNTRRLTDTGAFIPAAGADLPEEQRDVCRPARPVVQILYIRYLAARPVGEIQCVAQTRHRDRCTRILLTPDGSTGIWTLVPATAERGQLALPAEVMALYDLSSLPYAEQLRWRTQRCPQHAAAPTAADLVRAEWEPFDPLLHHDCVSRRLPIHGRRPRPGGDARKTARR; via the coding sequence ATGCGCCCCTCACCCACACGCCGACGCTGGGACAACAGCCCCGTCGTGGCCCATCAACGACGCTCCTTGCGTGTCGATCCCGACAGCCCGACCCGGCTTCTGCGCTGTGCCCAGCGCGACCGATGCCGTGAGTGCGGCAACCTTGTCGAGTGGTACCACCGAGCTTGTGACCGCCCCGTCCGCCTACATCCACGGGAGTTGCCGGCGGTCGAGGTTCCGGCCGGCTGCCGCTGGCACGTCAGCTCCGGTCTCGCGTATCCCGCCGGGGATGGCAGCGTATGGTGCCGACTGGCCCACGCCGCCGTCTGCCCCGCCCGCGATGCCACCTCCGTCATCGCTCCCGCGCTGACAGGGCTACGGCGGGCGTTGGCGGTGAACACGCGTCGCCTGACGGACACCGGCGCCTTCATCCCGGCCGCAGGCGCGGACCTTCCGGAGGAGCAACGGGACGTCTGTCGACCCGCCAGACCCGTCGTCCAGATCCTGTACATCCGCTACCTCGCCGCGCGCCCTGTGGGCGAGATCCAGTGCGTTGCCCAGACGCGGCATCGTGACCGCTGCACTCGCATCTTGCTCACTCCAGACGGCTCCACCGGTATCTGGACCTTGGTTCCAGCAACAGCCGAGCGAGGCCAACTGGCCCTTCCTGCTGAGGTGATGGCTCTGTACGACCTCTCCTCCCTGCCGTACGCAGAGCAGTTGCGGTGGCGCACCCAGCGCTGCCCTCAGCACGCTGCCGCCCCGACGGCGGCAGACCTGGTACGTGCCGAATGGGAGCCCTTCGATCCACTTCTTCACCATGACTGCGTGAGTCGTAGGCTCCCCATCCACGGACGCCGACCGCGCCCGGGCGGCGACGCGCGGAAGACAGCCCGGCGATGA
- a CDS encoding UvrD-helicase domain-containing protein — MHPPTDEQAQAVDAFRDGQHLVLQAGAGTGKTSTLCLLAASTGRRGRYLAFNKDIANDAAGRFPRAVLCKTAHATAYAAIGHRFARRLSSPRQPAWRIGQALGIRTPVRIGDHEVSHRALSHAALRTVARFCQSADQALAPHHVPALRRLGTPAEHAQLAEAVMPFARKVWTDLQNHEEGVVRFEHDHYLKLWALTEPKIETDFLLLDEAQDTNPVLEQVFAAQRGHAQLVMVGDSAQAIYGWRGARDVMTGFDATHLTLTRSFRFGPLLAEQANRWLAFTDAPIRLTGTDTIPTKVSPVISPDAVLCRTNIGAMTEVVRQLEAGRRVALTRGGQTLVALSLAARDLKDGRRTSHPELVLFASWGELQEYADYDPAGRDLQPFVELVDTHGPEAIIAAVDALTDENNAEVTVSTAHKAKGREWPKVRIADDFPPPPDSDQQDDSGRAIPEPVSATDARLAYVAVTRARHQLDLGGLTWIENQPAVVDSV; from the coding sequence TTGCACCCTCCCACTGACGAACAGGCCCAGGCTGTCGACGCCTTCCGCGACGGACAGCACCTGGTTCTCCAAGCTGGCGCCGGCACCGGCAAAACCAGCACCCTGTGCCTGCTTGCCGCGAGCACCGGTCGCCGTGGCCGCTACCTGGCCTTCAACAAGGACATTGCCAACGATGCCGCAGGCCGATTCCCGCGTGCCGTGCTGTGCAAGACCGCGCATGCGACCGCCTACGCAGCCATTGGCCACCGTTTCGCCCGCCGCCTCAGCAGCCCTCGCCAACCTGCATGGCGGATTGGACAGGCCCTCGGTATCAGGACACCCGTCCGCATCGGTGACCACGAGGTCAGCCACAGGGCGCTGTCCCACGCCGCGTTGCGTACAGTGGCCCGCTTCTGTCAGTCCGCCGACCAGGCTCTGGCACCCCATCACGTACCCGCGCTGCGCAGGCTCGGAACACCAGCCGAGCACGCCCAACTCGCCGAAGCGGTCATGCCGTTCGCCCGGAAGGTCTGGACAGATCTGCAGAATCACGAGGAAGGGGTCGTCCGCTTCGAGCACGACCACTACCTGAAGCTCTGGGCCCTGACCGAACCCAAGATCGAGACCGACTTCCTCCTCCTCGACGAAGCCCAGGACACCAACCCCGTCCTGGAACAGGTATTCGCCGCTCAACGCGGCCACGCACAGCTCGTGATGGTCGGGGATTCCGCACAGGCCATCTACGGGTGGCGTGGTGCCCGAGACGTGATGACAGGCTTCGACGCCACCCATCTCACCCTGACCCGTTCTTTCCGCTTCGGCCCTCTCCTCGCCGAACAGGCCAATCGGTGGCTTGCCTTCACCGACGCACCGATCCGGCTGACCGGCACCGACACAATTCCCACCAAAGTCAGCCCGGTCATCTCTCCGGACGCAGTCCTGTGCCGCACCAACATCGGCGCCATGACCGAAGTCGTGAGGCAACTGGAAGCCGGCCGACGGGTGGCTCTGACACGAGGCGGACAGACACTCGTCGCACTGTCTCTCGCCGCCCGGGACCTCAAGGACGGCCGTCGCACCTCCCACCCGGAACTCGTTCTGTTCGCCTCCTGGGGCGAGTTGCAGGAGTACGCGGATTACGACCCCGCTGGCCGGGACCTTCAGCCGTTCGTAGAACTCGTCGATACCCATGGCCCCGAAGCCATCATCGCCGCCGTCGACGCACTCACCGACGAAAACAACGCTGAGGTCACGGTCTCCACAGCCCACAAAGCAAAGGGCCGGGAATGGCCCAAAGTCAGAATCGCCGACGATTTTCCCCCGCCGCCAGACAGCGACCAACAGGACGACAGCGGCCGCGCGATCCCGGAACCCGTGAGCGCTACGGACGCACGGCTCGCCTATGTCGCAGTCACTCGCGCCCGCCACCAACTGGACCTTGGAGGACTCACGTGGATCGAGAATCAACCGGCTGTAGTCGACAGCGTATGA
- a CDS encoding DUF6531 domain-containing protein yields MNIRRFKLLRSGVVFALLVGLTSAVPAVAVAAPASVGGASATARPRPVEPQHAMTLAQRRTEVGNDRATGVRAKSVVSLRGSHPTSSALRTETDKARKTASAHGAAAITALQPDAVAATSVWGVPDNVVISGPGGDPRAWANLEVSPGSFNMGVVVPGETLTLGADIWNSVDDYDSTSGTYLDVTAQVHVTWELSGCGANITIDDGQVVTAHSSFTQLNTSNGGPTPAPPRVSTPYTVPQDCPSGGGKYISLDVVGTVTDTGGTSGGTTVNAYTFPSLQAAQTYGGRCGGTASGAARPQALDCDPVNSSTGAFAEAFTDATVAAPGVPFTLSRNYSSNDTTSGALGTGWTLPWETSLTVATNGDVTVRDENGATFTYTKTSTGTFTTPLLARSTLAAVSGGGYTLTTLDGQALTFSSAGLLTGRKDRSGQGLAFAYSGGQLATVTDAAGRAVSLSFSGSTLSRVTLADGRHVDYAYSAGRLTTVTGLDGGTTTYTYDTGGRLSKIDDPLGHDVVSNDYDSAGRVLTQTDATGEATTFVYRTGETDITAPDGGVWSDLYAGGLLTARYDPFGNRTYFGYDGYGNRTSVLDPLGDHTTYTYDTTGHQLTHVTPNMTEKWTYTSGNVATYTDGRSDKTTYGYDSANRLTSITDPAGGVTNLTYTAAGLTSSVTTPRGKKTSYGYDTAGNLTSVTSPLNEQTTSTYDASGRRLTSSDPLGDTTVYTYDAADDVTSVTDPRGKKTSYAYDAAHNLTSVTDPLGAAMSYVHDAANRLTSVKDAAGKTTTRVYNSAGLVASVTDPLGATTSYGYDKGGRLLSTVTPRGNVAGANQAAYTWSYGYDSAGDRLTVTDPTGATTATAYDADQRPVKVTDPLGRATAYAYDDDDNTTKVTNPLSQSVSWTYDKTNRVTKITDGRFYSTSYGYDTDHDLTSVTSPLGAVTTYTVDDDGRRITATDPRGNVSGANAASYTWSYAYDKAGHPTTVTDPTGAATHRTYDADGNIASTTDGRGNSTAYAYDAADNLTTVTAPDTGVSAYTYDAFGDITGRTDADGHATAYTYDADHRLTKTTDPLGRADSYAYDADGDATVTTDARGQTITTAYDGRGLPTGRAYSDGTTAVAYTHDAAGQVTGITDATGSRTATYDTAGRLLTLSAPGSSTPFTYTYDADNDVTARTYPDGNQATFTYNSDDEVTAQTANSATTKYAYDAAGNLTTTTLPTANGYTESRAYDGAGQLATIASANSTSTLASWSATRDANGSPSTVTSTRAGTAQPPTGYSYDSNGRLLSECTAPSGSTGCPTGSSKTTYTYDKAGNRLTKATGTASTGYTYDAADELTKAVTGSTTTAYTYDADGDQTSAGTTTYKYNAASQLSGATVGSTAYTYTYDAAGNRTTTKTNGTLSRTTYWDIDNPLPQIADETNGSGTLIGDYRYDPLGEPQTLRTSAGTYYDHHDLSGSITDLTSSAGVDQTKYAYDAYGTTTATTLVTGAPANPFTYTGQYQDPAGTALGYQLRARTYDPSTGRFTSTDPAPSSVAAPSTSSYAYTDDDPTTLTDPSGACPECVSAAVGGIVGGVFGGIGYSLSHPHDFSWSGFGTAAGKGALYGFGAGLLMPAAGAGAVDLLGLEEGSTAATATSATVNAGVGAAYTWAFDNALCEPTTPGDLLLGALGGAFSGLFSSGTPTWLSAVEDSGAQPRTYPNLYDDPDVLAQELADAADAGVAPIDTGTRAFDDAVTNGGNYLWAVGADGKLRIIPDASNKIKHSVLFGGGRVQGAGDVTFTNGSVSLISDKSGHYYPMLDLDVPDSYLQSGVNAFRNAGIDVPGEAVRPFAW; encoded by the coding sequence ATGAACATCCGTCGATTCAAGCTGCTCAGATCCGGGGTGGTGTTCGCTCTCCTCGTGGGCCTGACCTCCGCCGTCCCGGCCGTGGCGGTAGCCGCGCCGGCCTCGGTCGGCGGAGCCTCGGCCACGGCGAGGCCGAGGCCCGTGGAGCCGCAGCACGCGATGACGCTTGCGCAGCGCCGCACCGAAGTCGGAAACGACCGCGCAACTGGCGTGCGTGCCAAGTCCGTTGTGTCCCTGCGGGGGTCGCACCCCACCTCGTCGGCGCTGCGCACGGAGACCGACAAGGCGCGGAAGACCGCCTCGGCACACGGCGCCGCCGCGATAACCGCCCTACAACCGGACGCAGTTGCCGCCACCAGCGTCTGGGGCGTGCCGGACAACGTGGTGATATCGGGGCCCGGCGGCGATCCTCGGGCCTGGGCCAACCTGGAAGTCTCGCCGGGTTCTTTCAACATGGGTGTGGTGGTTCCGGGCGAGACGCTGACACTGGGCGCCGACATCTGGAACTCGGTCGACGACTACGACTCGACGAGCGGCACCTATCTGGATGTGACAGCCCAGGTGCACGTCACCTGGGAACTCTCGGGCTGTGGGGCGAACATCACGATCGACGACGGTCAGGTCGTCACCGCGCATTCGTCGTTCACGCAGCTCAACACCAGCAACGGCGGTCCGACGCCGGCCCCGCCGCGCGTGTCCACGCCGTACACGGTGCCGCAGGACTGCCCTTCCGGCGGCGGCAAGTACATCAGCCTGGACGTGGTCGGCACCGTGACGGACACGGGCGGCACGTCCGGTGGGACCACGGTCAACGCCTACACGTTCCCCTCGCTCCAGGCGGCCCAGACCTACGGTGGCCGCTGCGGCGGCACGGCCTCCGGTGCCGCCCGGCCCCAGGCGTTGGACTGCGACCCGGTGAACTCGTCGACCGGCGCCTTCGCCGAGGCGTTCACCGACGCGACCGTGGCTGCCCCCGGCGTACCGTTCACGCTGTCGCGCAACTACTCGTCCAACGACACGACTTCGGGCGCCCTGGGCACCGGCTGGACCCTGCCCTGGGAGACCTCTCTCACGGTGGCCACGAACGGTGACGTCACGGTCCGCGACGAGAACGGCGCCACCTTCACCTACACCAAGACCTCCACCGGCACCTTCACCACGCCCCTCCTGGCCCGCTCGACCCTCGCGGCGGTTTCCGGGGGCGGCTACACACTGACCACGCTGGACGGCCAGGCGCTGACGTTCAGTTCGGCGGGGCTGCTCACCGGCAGGAAGGACCGTTCGGGGCAGGGGCTCGCATTCGCCTACTCCGGCGGGCAGTTGGCCACCGTGACGGACGCCGCCGGGCGCGCGGTGAGTCTGTCGTTCAGCGGCTCCACCCTCAGCCGGGTCACGCTCGCGGACGGCCGGCACGTCGACTACGCCTACTCCGCGGGTCGGTTGACGACGGTCACGGGTCTCGACGGAGGCACCACCACCTACACCTACGACACCGGCGGCCGGCTCTCGAAGATCGACGACCCGCTCGGTCACGACGTGGTGAGCAACGACTACGACTCCGCCGGGCGCGTCCTCACACAGACCGACGCCACGGGCGAGGCCACCACGTTCGTGTACCGGACCGGGGAGACGGACATCACCGCCCCGGACGGGGGCGTCTGGAGTGACCTGTACGCAGGCGGTCTGCTGACGGCCCGTTACGACCCCTTCGGCAACCGGACGTACTTCGGCTACGACGGCTACGGCAACCGCACCTCCGTCCTCGACCCGCTCGGCGACCACACCACCTACACCTACGACACCACGGGCCACCAACTCACCCATGTCACACCGAACATGACGGAGAAGTGGACCTACACCTCCGGCAACGTCGCCACCTACACCGACGGACGCTCGGACAAGACGACCTACGGCTACGACAGCGCCAACCGTCTGACCTCGATCACGGACCCCGCCGGCGGGGTGACCAACCTGACGTACACAGCGGCGGGACTCACCTCCTCGGTGACGACACCGCGCGGCAAGAAGACGTCCTACGGCTATGACACGGCCGGCAACCTCACCTCCGTCACCTCGCCGCTGAACGAGCAGACCACCTCCACCTACGACGCGTCCGGCAGACGGCTGACCAGCTCCGACCCGCTCGGCGACACCACCGTGTACACCTACGACGCCGCGGACGACGTCACCTCGGTCACCGACCCGCGCGGCAAGAAGACGTCGTATGCCTACGACGCGGCGCACAACCTGACCTCCGTCACCGATCCCCTCGGCGCGGCCATGAGTTACGTCCACGACGCCGCGAACCGGCTGACGTCGGTGAAGGACGCGGCGGGCAAAACCACAACTCGTGTCTACAACTCGGCCGGTCTGGTCGCCTCGGTCACGGATCCGCTGGGCGCCACCACGAGTTACGGATACGACAAGGGCGGCCGGCTGCTGAGCACTGTCACCCCGCGTGGCAACGTCGCCGGCGCCAACCAGGCCGCGTACACGTGGAGTTACGGCTATGACAGTGCGGGCGACCGGCTCACCGTCACCGACCCGACCGGTGCGACCACCGCCACCGCCTACGACGCCGACCAGCGCCCCGTCAAGGTCACCGACCCGCTCGGCAGGGCGACCGCCTACGCCTACGACGACGATGACAACACCACCAAGGTCACCAACCCGCTGAGCCAGAGCGTCAGTTGGACCTACGACAAGACCAACCGGGTCACGAAGATCACTGATGGGCGTTTCTACTCCACCAGTTACGGCTACGACACCGACCACGATCTGACCTCCGTCACCTCACCGTTGGGCGCGGTGACGACCTACACGGTCGACGACGACGGCCGCCGTATCACCGCCACCGACCCCCGGGGCAATGTCTCCGGCGCCAACGCGGCCTCGTACACGTGGAGTTACGCCTACGACAAGGCCGGCCACCCGACCACCGTCACCGACCCGACCGGCGCCGCCACCCACCGCACCTACGACGCCGACGGCAACATCGCCTCCACCACCGACGGCCGCGGCAACTCCACCGCCTACGCCTACGACGCCGCCGACAACCTCACCACCGTCACGGCACCCGACACCGGAGTGAGCGCGTACACCTACGACGCCTTCGGCGACATCACCGGCCGCACCGACGCCGACGGCCACGCGACGGCGTACACGTACGACGCCGACCACCGCCTCACCAAGACCACCGACCCGCTCGGCCGCGCCGACAGCTACGCCTACGACGCCGACGGCGACGCGACCGTCACGACCGACGCCCGCGGCCAGACCATCACCACCGCCTACGACGGCCGCGGCCTGCCGACCGGCCGGGCATACAGCGACGGCACCACCGCCGTCGCCTACACCCACGACGCGGCCGGCCAGGTCACCGGCATCACCGACGCCACCGGCAGCCGCACCGCCACCTATGACACCGCGGGCCGGCTGCTCACCCTCTCCGCCCCCGGCAGCAGCACGCCGTTCACCTACACCTACGACGCCGACAACGACGTGACGGCACGCACCTACCCGGACGGCAACCAGGCCACATTCACCTACAACTCCGACGACGAGGTCACCGCCCAGACCGCCAACTCGGCCACCACCAAGTACGCCTACGACGCGGCCGGGAACCTCACCACCACCACACTCCCGACCGCCAACGGCTATACGGAGAGCCGCGCTTACGACGGTGCGGGCCAACTGGCGACCATCGCCTCGGCCAACTCCACCAGCACGCTGGCGAGTTGGTCGGCCACGCGGGACGCGAACGGCTCTCCGTCGACGGTGACGTCCACCCGCGCCGGCACCGCCCAGCCGCCGACCGGCTACAGCTACGACAGCAACGGCCGCCTGCTCTCGGAATGCACGGCGCCTTCCGGCTCCACCGGCTGCCCGACCGGCTCCTCGAAGACCACTTACACCTACGACAAGGCCGGCAACCGCCTCACCAAGGCGACCGGCACCGCGAGCACGGGCTACACCTACGACGCCGCCGACGAACTGACCAAGGCCGTCACCGGTTCGACCACGACCGCCTACACCTACGACGCCGACGGCGACCAGACCTCCGCGGGCACCACGACCTACAAGTACAACGCCGCGAGCCAGCTCTCCGGCGCCACCGTCGGCTCCACCGCGTACACCTACACCTACGACGCCGCCGGCAACCGGACCACCACCAAGACCAACGGCACGCTCTCCCGCACCACTTACTGGGACATCGACAACCCCCTGCCCCAGATCGCCGACGAGACCAACGGCTCCGGCACCCTGATCGGCGACTACCGCTACGACCCCCTGGGCGAGCCCCAGACCCTGCGCACCAGCGCGGGCACCTACTACGACCACCACGACCTGTCCGGCTCCATCACCGACCTCACCAGCTCGGCCGGGGTCGACCAGACCAAGTACGCCTACGACGCGTACGGCACCACCACAGCCACCACCCTGGTCACCGGCGCACCGGCCAACCCCTTCACCTACACCGGCCAGTACCAGGACCCCGCCGGCACCGCCCTCGGCTACCAACTCCGGGCCCGCACCTACGACCCGAGCACCGGCCGCTTCACCAGCACCGACCCCGCACCCAGCTCCGTCGCAGCCCCCTCCACGTCCTCCTACGCCTACACCGACGACGACCCGACCACCCTCACCGACCCCTCGGGCGCCTGCCCCGAATGCGTCAGCGCCGCTGTCGGCGGCATCGTCGGCGGAGTCTTCGGCGGCATCGGCTACTCCCTCAGCCACCCCCACGACTTCAGCTGGAGCGGCTTCGGCACCGCCGCCGGCAAGGGCGCCCTGTACGGCTTCGGCGCCGGGCTCCTCATGCCCGCGGCCGGCGCAGGAGCCGTGGACCTCCTGGGTCTGGAAGAAGGCAGCACCGCCGCCACGGCGACCTCGGCCACCGTCAACGCGGGCGTGGGCGCGGCCTACACCTGGGCCTTCGACAACGCCCTGTGCGAACCCACCACCCCCGGCGACCTGCTTCTCGGAGCACTCGGCGGAGCCTTCTCCGGCCTGTTTTCCTCCGGTACCCCCACGTGGCTCTCCGCAGTTGAGGACTCCGGCGCGCAGCCTCGTACGTACCCCAATCTTTACGACGATCCGGACGTGCTCGCCCAGGAACTGGCCGACGCAGCAGATGCGGGAGTGGCTCCCATCGACACGGGAACTCGTGCATTCGACGACGCAGTGACAAACGGAGGCAACTACTTGTGGGCCGTTGGGGCCGATGGGAAACTCCGCATCATCCCGGACGCGTCCAACAAGATCAAACACTCCGTACTGTTCGGAGGGGGCCGAGTGCAGGGAGCCGGAGATGTAACCTTCACGAACGGATCGGTGAGCCTCATCAGTGACAAGAGCGGCCACTACTATCCGATGCTGGACCTCGATGTGCCCGATTCCTATCTTCAGTCAGGCGTCAATGCATTCCGAAACGCAGGCATAGATGTTCCGGGAGAGGCCGTCAGGCCGTTCGCGTGGTGA
- a CDS encoding arsenate reductase ArsC produces the protein MTETESFPHRDLSIDQQLALRTAATHLRRQFDGTFGEETIERFLHSSYDQFAGRSTIPNYLPLLAERFARQRLHALAKVEGHITDGKPVVLFLCVHNAGRSQMALGFFQYLAGDGAVAWSGGSEPGNEINPSAIAAMSERSIDISREFTKPWTEEIVRAADVVVTMGCGDACPVFPGKRYLDWTLDDPAGQTVDDVRPIRDAIERRVRGLLDDLDVPAQH, from the coding sequence ATGACTGAGACCGAGTCCTTCCCACACCGCGACTTGAGCATCGACCAGCAACTCGCCCTGCGTACCGCCGCCACCCACCTGCGCCGCCAGTTCGACGGCACCTTCGGCGAGGAAACCATCGAACGGTTCCTCCACTCCAGCTACGACCAGTTCGCCGGCCGCAGCACCATCCCCAACTACCTGCCACTCCTGGCCGAACGGTTCGCCCGCCAGCGCCTGCACGCCCTGGCCAAGGTCGAAGGCCACATCACCGACGGCAAGCCCGTCGTGCTCTTCCTCTGCGTTCACAACGCCGGGCGCAGCCAGATGGCCCTCGGCTTCTTCCAGTACCTCGCCGGTGACGGCGCCGTGGCCTGGTCGGGCGGCTCCGAACCGGGAAACGAGATCAACCCGTCGGCCATCGCCGCGATGAGCGAGCGCAGCATCGACATCTCCCGCGAGTTCACCAAGCCCTGGACCGAGGAGATCGTCCGCGCCGCCGACGTCGTCGTCACCATGGGCTGCGGCGACGCCTGCCCGGTCTTCCCCGGCAAGCGGTACCTCGACTGGACCCTGGACGACCCGGCTGGCCAGACCGTCGACGACGTCCGGCCTATCCGCGACGCGATCGAGCGCCGGGTCCGCGGGCTACTTGACGACCTCGATGTACCGGCGCAGCACTGA
- a CDS encoding arsenate reductase/protein-tyrosine-phosphatase family protein, whose protein sequence is MVSRAQRHAALGEPARLAIIDRLLLGDASPSELGQELGLPSNLLAHHLKLLEQVGLIERSRSEGDRRRTYLRLRVQNLADLMPTPLRTAPRVVFVCTHNSARSHLAAALWKRHSTVPTASAGTDPARRIHPRAVATARKHGLSLAPTRTSHIDETLRPDDLVIAVCDNAHEHLGPRVPDRLHWSVPDPTRTGTDEAFAAALSDLANRIDRLAPAVRPPGGSDD, encoded by the coding sequence ATGGTGTCGCGGGCGCAACGGCACGCGGCACTGGGGGAACCCGCACGCCTGGCGATCATCGACAGACTCCTGCTGGGCGACGCCTCACCCAGCGAACTCGGCCAGGAACTGGGCCTGCCCAGCAACCTCCTGGCCCACCACCTCAAGCTGCTCGAACAGGTCGGCCTGATCGAGCGGTCCCGCTCCGAAGGAGACCGACGGCGCACCTACCTGCGCCTACGCGTGCAGAACCTGGCCGACCTCATGCCAACACCCTTGCGTACGGCACCCCGTGTGGTGTTCGTCTGCACCCACAACTCCGCCCGCTCACACCTCGCCGCGGCCCTATGGAAGCGCCACAGCACCGTCCCTACCGCCTCGGCCGGAACCGATCCCGCGCGACGCATTCACCCCCGAGCCGTCGCGACCGCACGCAAACACGGCCTCTCCCTGGCCCCCACCCGTACTTCCCACATCGACGAGACGCTGCGCCCGGACGACCTCGTGATCGCCGTCTGCGACAACGCTCACGAACATCTCGGCCCCCGGGTCCCCGACCGTCTGCACTGGTCGGTCCCCGACCCCACCCGCACTGGCACCGACGAAGCCTTCGCCGCCGCCTTGAGTGACCTCGCCAACCGGATCGACCGGCTGGCCCCCGCCGTCCGACCTCCTGGAGGCAGCGATGACTGA